A genomic window from Arthrobacter globiformis includes:
- a CDS encoding thiamine pyrophosphate-dependent enzyme — protein sequence MKRIEALRAIVETTADVPVIATCAATSRELAAVEDRDNHLYLLDAMGLAISVGTGIAQTIKDTAVSRAVVIEGDGSLLMNPGSAITASYLAPENLVIVLLDNGVYASTASIPTQAVSIDLGRFAESVDLKVLRAENTEELSLALKQTLTENGPWFIHTRTEPGNEPGTKLLLIDPVVHGSRFQTWLTAHLAEAS from the coding sequence ATGAAACGCATCGAAGCCCTCCGGGCCATTGTTGAAACCACCGCAGACGTTCCCGTCATCGCCACCTGCGCCGCGACCTCCCGCGAACTGGCCGCGGTCGAAGACCGGGACAACCACCTGTACCTGCTGGACGCCATGGGACTGGCGATCTCCGTCGGCACCGGCATCGCCCAGACCATCAAGGACACCGCGGTTTCCCGTGCCGTGGTCATCGAAGGCGACGGATCCCTCCTGATGAACCCCGGCTCCGCGATCACCGCCAGCTACCTCGCCCCGGAAAACCTCGTCATCGTCCTGCTCGACAACGGCGTCTACGCCTCCACCGCTTCCATCCCGACCCAGGCCGTCAGCATCGACCTCGGCCGCTTCGCCGAGTCCGTTGACCTGAAAGTCCTCCGCGCCGAAAACACCGAGGAACTGTCCCTGGCGCTAAAGCAGACCCTCACCGAGAACGGCCCCTGGTTCATCCACACCCGCACCGAACCAGGCAACGAACCAGGCACCAAACTCCTCCTCATCGATCCCGTGGTCCACGGCAGCCGCTTCCAGACCTGGCTCACCGCCCACCTGGCCGAAGCTTCCTAA
- a CDS encoding thiamine pyrophosphate-binding protein, with the protein MTTTITQDRHAEVVDAIVGLAPDGVAYVPSASIAPIINGVLDAQANGDLPLVYPVSREEEAIGVVGAYPLAGKFGVIIMQDNGFGNALTALTTFAVSYHLPLLIVANTRGGLGEYNSMIHSISEPVPALLTSTNIPVFRIDRRNTAEDWGATVAEAGNHARMTFRPVVVLMEFFDPKDAKAKA; encoded by the coding sequence ATGACTACGACTATTACCCAGGACCGCCACGCGGAGGTGGTGGACGCGATTGTGGGGCTTGCCCCTGATGGTGTCGCCTACGTGCCCAGCGCCAGTATTGCGCCGATCATCAATGGTGTCCTGGACGCCCAGGCAAACGGCGACCTGCCCCTGGTCTACCCCGTCTCCCGCGAAGAGGAAGCGATCGGCGTCGTCGGCGCCTACCCCCTCGCCGGCAAATTCGGCGTCATCATCATGCAGGACAACGGCTTCGGCAACGCCCTGACAGCGTTGACGACCTTCGCAGTTTCCTATCATTTGCCGTTGCTGATCGTGGCGAACACCCGTGGCGGACTCGGCGAGTACAACTCCATGATCCACAGCATTTCCGAGCCTGTCCCGGCCCTGCTGACCTCAACAAACATCCCCGTCTTCCGTATAGACCGGCGCAACACCGCCGAGGACTGGGGCGCGACCGTCGCCGAGGCCGGCAACCACGCCCGCATGACCTTCCGACCCGTCGTCGTGCTCATGGAATTCTTCGACCCCAAAGACGCAAAGGCAAAAGCATGA
- a CDS encoding pyridoxal phosphate-dependent aminotransferase, with the protein MSTTTIRFGRPAERLAEIKPSPIRAIFDKAAALEAAGEKVYHFEIGRPDFDTPQVAKDATAASLERGEVHYGPNAGTTDLRKAIAEYLQARRGTTYDPASEVIVTIGANEAVFLALMAFCGPGDEVIVPVPAWAHYESCIRLTGATPVPVRLDAANNFRLDINAIAAAITPATRMVILCTPNNPTGGVTTRDEIEALAALLEPTDALLMSDEIYADLVYENTEHLSPAAVGSLRERTLVIGGFAKAFAMDGWRLGWLAGPTELITPALRVRQYTTVCAPTFLQPGAAAALREAGPDAEQMRRAFEERRKAGLDILQGIPGITVSQPDGAFYFYLSYSPDIAEPAEQLALRLLDEQRVAVVPGTAFDPHGGTHSIRISYACHIDDLSEGLRRIVQSLTTTTPKGA; encoded by the coding sequence ATGAGCACCACCACCATCAGGTTCGGCCGCCCGGCCGAACGTCTGGCAGAGATCAAGCCCTCTCCGATTCGGGCGATTTTCGATAAGGCTGCGGCGCTGGAAGCCGCCGGGGAGAAGGTCTACCACTTTGAGATCGGGCGGCCCGATTTTGATACTCCCCAGGTGGCCAAGGACGCCACTGCTGCTTCGCTGGAACGCGGGGAGGTGCATTATGGGCCGAACGCGGGCACTACCGACCTGCGGAAAGCCATCGCGGAATACCTGCAGGCCCGCAGGGGAACCACGTACGACCCGGCTTCCGAGGTAATCGTCACGATCGGAGCGAACGAGGCTGTGTTCCTGGCGCTGATGGCTTTCTGCGGGCCGGGCGATGAAGTCATCGTGCCAGTCCCGGCCTGGGCGCACTACGAATCTTGCATCCGCCTCACGGGCGCCACCCCGGTCCCCGTCCGCCTGGACGCAGCCAACAACTTCCGTCTGGACATCAACGCTATCGCCGCAGCTATCACTCCGGCCACTCGGATGGTCATCCTCTGCACGCCGAACAACCCCACCGGCGGCGTCACCACACGGGATGAAATCGAAGCCCTCGCTGCCCTACTGGAACCCACCGATGCCCTGCTGATGTCCGACGAAATCTACGCCGATCTGGTCTACGAAAACACGGAACATCTCTCCCCCGCCGCCGTCGGCTCCCTGCGCGAACGCACCCTGGTCATTGGCGGTTTCGCCAAAGCCTTCGCCATGGATGGCTGGCGCCTCGGCTGGCTCGCAGGCCCCACAGAACTCATCACCCCCGCTCTGCGCGTCCGCCAATACACCACCGTCTGCGCACCGACCTTCCTTCAGCCGGGCGCCGCCGCCGCCCTCCGGGAAGCCGGACCCGACGCCGAGCAGATGCGCCGTGCATTCGAAGAACGACGCAAAGCCGGCCTTGACATCCTGCAGGGCATCCCGGGCATCACGGTTAGCCAACCCGACGGAGCGTTCTACTTCTATCTGAGCTACAGCCCCGACATCGCCGAGCCCGCCGAACAACTCGCCCTGCGCCTTCTCGACGAACAACGAGTAGCCGTCGTCCCGGGCACCGCGTTCGACCCCCATGGCGGAACCCACTCCATCCGGATCTCATATGCCTGCCATATTGATGACCTCAGCGAGGGCCTGCGCCGCATCGTGCAGTCCCTGACCACTACTACCCCCAAGGGAGCCTGA
- a CDS encoding GntR family transcriptional regulator, giving the protein MKSDTKSNVKSETLRAPLKRRGMAQDVADRLRDAIFAGEIAPGARLNEVEMASWLSVSRGPVRDAIILLRQEGLLQGDWHRGSRVTVFTHKDLEEIYSLRYSIELLAVRRLIQHRTDNDLEILQARAEDIERTAAQGNRSEMLQSDIAFHDAIYACADHDRLEQVWLGLRSQIALLLLNRQQGHDDYRSRIGPEHWEMFRVIRDQDAGKAEELVRDHIQTAFERIKSDMELKERAEDAS; this is encoded by the coding sequence ATGAAATCTGACACTAAATCAAATGTCAAGAGCGAGACCCTTCGTGCACCCCTGAAGCGCCGGGGGATGGCGCAGGATGTCGCAGATCGACTCCGGGATGCCATTTTTGCCGGGGAGATTGCGCCGGGTGCGAGGCTGAACGAAGTGGAAATGGCCTCTTGGCTGTCTGTTAGCCGTGGGCCGGTGCGCGATGCCATAATCCTGCTGCGGCAGGAGGGCCTGCTCCAGGGTGACTGGCACCGGGGCTCGCGGGTGACTGTCTTTACGCATAAGGATCTCGAGGAGATCTATTCTCTGCGCTACTCCATCGAGCTGTTGGCTGTCCGACGTCTCATTCAGCACAGGACGGATAATGACCTCGAGATTTTGCAGGCTCGAGCGGAGGATATAGAGCGGACCGCCGCCCAGGGTAATCGAAGCGAGATGCTTCAATCCGACATAGCGTTCCACGACGCGATCTACGCGTGCGCCGACCATGACAGGTTGGAGCAGGTCTGGTTAGGGTTGCGCTCCCAGATCGCCCTGCTCCTGCTAAACAGGCAGCAGGGCCACGATGATTACAGATCCCGCATTGGGCCCGAGCACTGGGAGATGTTCCGCGTTATCAGGGACCAGGATGCAGGAAAGGCTGAAGAGCTGGTGCGGGATCACATCCAGACTGCCTTTGAGAGAATCAAGAGCGACATGGAGCTCAAGGAGAGGGCCGAAGACGCGAGCTGA
- a CDS encoding amino acid ABC transporter ATP-binding protein: MISIRGVNKHFGPLHVLRDVNLEVAQGQVVVVLGPSGSGKSTLCRTINRLETIGSGTIAVDGKPLPQEGKALTRYRADVGMVFQSFNLFAHKTILENVMLAPLKVRRLSKTEARKSAMSLLERVGIANQADKLPAQLSGGQQQRVAIARALAMEPKVMLFDEPTSALDPEMVTEVLEVMTSLARGGMTMLVVTHEMGFARRAADRVVFMADGQILEDTTPDQFFASPSTARARDFLGKILSH, from the coding sequence ATGATTTCAATCAGAGGGGTCAACAAGCATTTCGGTCCCCTGCATGTCCTTCGCGACGTGAACCTTGAAGTCGCCCAAGGCCAGGTTGTGGTCGTACTCGGCCCTTCAGGTTCGGGTAAGTCGACTCTGTGCCGCACCATCAACAGACTGGAAACCATCGGATCCGGGACCATAGCTGTCGATGGAAAGCCCCTGCCCCAGGAAGGCAAGGCGCTCACGCGCTACCGTGCCGACGTCGGAATGGTCTTTCAGTCTTTCAATCTGTTCGCGCATAAAACCATTCTCGAAAATGTCATGCTTGCACCGCTCAAGGTGCGCAGATTATCCAAAACTGAGGCAAGGAAAAGCGCCATGTCGCTGCTGGAGCGGGTTGGCATTGCAAATCAGGCGGACAAACTTCCAGCCCAGCTTTCGGGTGGCCAGCAACAACGCGTTGCCATTGCCCGTGCGTTGGCCATGGAACCCAAGGTGATGCTCTTTGATGAGCCAACCTCCGCACTGGATCCAGAGATGGTGACAGAAGTCCTGGAAGTCATGACATCCCTGGCCAGGGGCGGCATGACGATGCTTGTAGTAACCCATGAGATGGGGTTCGCACGCCGGGCGGCCGACCGGGTGGTGTTCATGGCGGATGGCCAAATCCTTGAGGACACGACACCGGATCAGTTCTTCGCCAGCCCCTCAACCGCCCGCGCCCGGGACTTCCTGGGCAAGATCCTCAGCCACTGA
- a CDS encoding glutamate ABC transporter substrate-binding protein, whose translation MKLKFLAAPAAALLLAGSVAGCSGASAKSKTVEASAQNGHLTIGISFDRPGLGIKSPDGTFKGFDVDVARYVASKLGVQESSITWKEATPAQRESLIQNGQVDYVVNTYSINDARKEKVAFAGPYFLAGQSLLVRADNTDITGPESLNGGKKLCSVTGSTPAQNIKKNYSKDAQLQEYDTPSACVEALKSGAVDAMTTDDIQLAGYAAANPGKVKLVGKTFSKENYGIGLKKDDTSGRAKINDAIQSMIDDGSWAKAFQSNIGPSGYALPAKPVIDRY comes from the coding sequence GTGAAGCTCAAGTTCCTTGCCGCCCCCGCGGCCGCATTGCTTCTTGCCGGCTCGGTTGCCGGTTGTTCCGGCGCGAGTGCCAAGTCCAAGACCGTGGAGGCAAGCGCCCAGAATGGTCACCTGACCATCGGCATTTCCTTTGATCGCCCGGGTCTCGGTATCAAGAGTCCGGACGGCACGTTCAAGGGGTTTGACGTCGACGTCGCCAGGTACGTAGCCAGCAAGCTGGGCGTCCAGGAATCCTCCATCACTTGGAAGGAAGCCACCCCCGCGCAGCGGGAAAGTTTGATTCAAAATGGCCAGGTGGATTACGTGGTCAACACCTACAGCATCAATGACGCGCGAAAGGAGAAGGTGGCCTTCGCCGGGCCGTACTTCCTCGCCGGCCAGTCGCTGCTTGTGCGGGCCGACAACACAGACATCACCGGACCCGAATCTTTGAACGGCGGAAAGAAGCTGTGCTCGGTTACAGGGTCGACCCCTGCACAGAACATCAAAAAGAATTACAGCAAGGACGCCCAACTGCAGGAGTACGACACACCTTCAGCGTGCGTCGAAGCACTGAAGAGTGGCGCCGTGGACGCGATGACCACCGACGACATTCAGCTTGCCGGCTACGCAGCGGCCAACCCGGGAAAAGTGAAGCTCGTAGGCAAGACCTTCAGTAAGGAAAACTACGGCATAGGCCTCAAAAAGGATGACACTTCTGGCAGGGCAAAGATCAACGATGCCATCCAGTCGATGATCGATGACGGCTCCTGGGCCAAGGCGTTCCAAAGCAACATCGGTCCTTCCGGATACGCGCTGCCCGCCAAGCCGGTCATTGACCGTTACTAG
- a CDS encoding amino acid ABC transporter permease, with the protein MDILNEYGDQLFAAFLTTLQLTMLSALGSLLLGTMLTAMRVSPVWALRTLATGYVNIVRNTPLTLVVLFASFGLAQQLGITLADPKSPTSITDSSFRLAVLAFSLYTATFVSEALRAGVNTVPLGQSEAARSLGLGFLQGLRYIVLPQAFRAVIAPLGSILIALTKNTTVASVIGVAEAALLMKEMIENTSALIVVGLIFGAGFMCLTIPTGAAFGHLSKKFEVKR; encoded by the coding sequence ATGGATATCCTCAATGAATACGGCGACCAGCTCTTCGCCGCATTCCTGACTACCCTGCAACTAACGATGCTCTCAGCGTTGGGTTCATTGCTCTTGGGCACGATGCTCACTGCCATGCGCGTTTCCCCTGTGTGGGCGCTGCGGACCCTCGCCACCGGCTATGTGAACATCGTCAGGAACACCCCGCTGACGCTCGTGGTCCTCTTCGCGTCGTTCGGCCTGGCGCAGCAGCTCGGGATCACCTTGGCCGATCCGAAATCACCGACATCGATTACTGACAGCTCCTTCAGGCTGGCGGTTCTGGCCTTCAGCCTTTACACCGCCACCTTCGTGTCCGAAGCGCTGCGGGCGGGCGTTAATACCGTTCCACTCGGCCAGTCGGAAGCGGCTCGTTCTTTGGGTCTCGGGTTCTTGCAGGGCCTGCGTTACATCGTCCTTCCGCAAGCATTCCGAGCTGTCATCGCGCCATTGGGAAGCATCCTCATCGCACTGACCAAGAACACGACGGTTGCCTCCGTTATTGGTGTTGCGGAAGCCGCACTGCTTATGAAGGAGATGATCGAGAATACATCCGCCCTCATTGTTGTTGGATTGATCTTTGGCGCCGGCTTCATGTGCCTGACCATTCCGACAGGCGCAGCGTTCGGACACTTGAGTAAGAAGTTTGAGGTGAAGAGATGA
- a CDS encoding amino acid ABC transporter permease, with translation MSGSGTTIRTLYDVPGPRAKALNILVSVLCVLGLAAAGWWVSSALAEKGQLAAEKWEPFVTPEMWLTYLLPGILGTLQAAAFAIVLAIILGILLGVGRLSENRTVRYSCGAVVEFFRAIPLLILMIFCFQLFADYALFPSTELAVAAVVTGLALSNGAVIAEIVRAGIKAIPRGQGEAAIALGLGNGQTLRMILLPQAITAMLPAIVAQLVVALKDTALGYQITYVEAVRQGIQAGSAYSNYIPALVVIALVMIAINLGLSRLATYFENRLRSGRKPALKPAVEEVVVPQT, from the coding sequence ATGAGCGGCTCCGGAACGACAATAAGGACCCTGTACGACGTCCCCGGTCCCAGAGCCAAGGCGCTGAACATTCTCGTCAGCGTCCTGTGTGTCCTGGGCCTGGCGGCCGCAGGATGGTGGGTCTCGTCCGCTCTGGCCGAAAAGGGGCAGCTGGCCGCGGAAAAGTGGGAACCCTTTGTGACGCCGGAGATGTGGCTGACCTACCTTCTGCCCGGAATCTTGGGAACTCTTCAGGCGGCAGCTTTCGCAATCGTCCTGGCAATCATCCTGGGCATCCTCCTAGGCGTAGGACGCCTGTCCGAGAACCGTACTGTGCGCTACAGCTGCGGAGCTGTGGTCGAGTTTTTCCGCGCCATTCCGCTTCTCATCCTGATGATTTTTTGTTTCCAGTTGTTCGCTGATTATGCGTTGTTTCCCTCCACCGAACTCGCCGTGGCCGCCGTGGTCACAGGGCTGGCCCTGAGTAACGGTGCCGTGATCGCCGAAATCGTACGTGCAGGAATCAAGGCCATTCCCAGGGGACAAGGTGAGGCTGCGATAGCCCTGGGCCTGGGCAACGGGCAAACCCTGCGAATGATCCTATTGCCGCAGGCGATCACGGCAATGTTGCCCGCAATCGTCGCGCAGCTTGTCGTGGCACTGAAGGACACTGCGCTCGGCTACCAAATCACATATGTTGAGGCAGTGCGGCAGGGCATCCAGGCGGGCTCGGCCTATTCAAACTACATTCCTGCCCTGGTGGTAATAGCGCTAGTGATGATTGCCATTAACCTTGGGCTGTCCCGACTTGCAACCTACTTCGAGAATCGCCTTCGCAGTGGCCGCAAGCCCGCTCTAAAGCCGGCAGTTGAAGAGGTTGTCGTTCCGCAGACTTAG
- a CDS encoding ArsR/SmtB family transcription factor, protein MRTLAHPTSDEIQIDAVLSALADPIRRRIVTQLADGHDDQACIAFELPVSKSTSTHHFRVLREAGIIEQHYKGTAILNTLRSGVLHELFPGLLDAVINAERKEARRTSLPEPATAGFSGH, encoded by the coding sequence ATGCGCACACTGGCCCACCCCACGTCCGACGAGATTCAAATCGACGCTGTTTTGTCAGCTCTCGCCGACCCTATTCGTCGCCGGATAGTTACCCAACTGGCCGACGGCCATGATGACCAGGCATGCATTGCGTTCGAGCTGCCTGTCAGCAAGTCCACCTCCACCCATCACTTCAGGGTTCTGCGTGAAGCGGGCATCATCGAACAGCACTACAAAGGCACGGCAATCCTCAACACGCTTCGATCCGGAGTGCTCCACGAGCTGTTTCCGGGACTACTCGACGCCGTCATCAATGCCGAGCGCAAAGAGGCCCGAAGGACAAGCCTCCCTGAGCCTGCCACGGCTGGTTTCAGCGGACACTAA
- a CDS encoding SDR family oxidoreductase: MKVFQIGAAGGVGRRLAQLLADRGDEVTGMFRNPAQTETVQDTGATPVVGDLIADSVETLADKLKGHDAVVFSAGAHGTGVDQTTLIDGKGLEKAADAAGLAGVSRFVLVSAFPDSGRGGEVNDRFEHYMRTKKTADVYLTRTNLDWLIVRPGLLRDEPGNGRVTAGPAIEYGDVHRDNVAAFIDAALHNPALNRTIVELTDGPTPAAEAVSQLVATLAPAHT, from the coding sequence ATGAAGGTTTTCCAGATTGGTGCTGCGGGCGGTGTTGGTCGCCGACTCGCTCAACTGCTGGCTGATCGTGGCGATGAAGTCACGGGCATGTTTCGGAATCCGGCCCAGACGGAGACTGTTCAGGACACCGGAGCGACGCCCGTCGTCGGCGATCTCATCGCCGATTCCGTCGAAACACTCGCCGACAAACTCAAGGGGCACGACGCTGTCGTGTTCTCCGCTGGTGCGCATGGCACCGGGGTCGACCAGACCACCCTCATTGACGGCAAGGGGCTCGAAAAGGCGGCCGATGCTGCCGGCCTGGCGGGAGTGTCTCGGTTCGTGTTGGTGTCGGCCTTCCCTGATTCGGGACGTGGCGGGGAGGTCAATGACCGCTTCGAACACTATATGCGTACAAAGAAGACCGCCGACGTCTATTTGACGCGAACCAACCTCGACTGGCTCATTGTCCGTCCAGGGCTCTTGCGCGATGAGCCGGGCAATGGTCGGGTTACGGCCGGTCCGGCAATCGAATACGGGGACGTTCACCGCGACAACGTTGCAGCATTCATCGACGCGGCGTTGCATAACCCGGCACTCAACCGGACCATTGTTGAACTGACTGACGGGCCGACACCCGCGGCCGAGGCCGTCAGTCAGCTCGTTGCAACCTTGGCCCCGGCCCACACCTAG
- a CDS encoding DUF6804 family protein: protein MAKPATIIGAAAAGLILVGLGSQPIGYYTLLRWAVCIAAIWVGVLAAKNGKAAWLLLLAPAAVLFNPIVPVYLMTKAAWLPWNVATGVLLESPECRPTKCRSRQRADSAPSSPVGVERPSNRSLQRPRDGFLDVILQHIPPSRVPVWFGCRLSVQTVAEIVG from the coding sequence ATGGCAAAACCAGCAACGATCATCGGCGCGGCAGCCGCCGGGCTCATCCTCGTCGGGCTCGGATCGCAGCCTATTGGCTACTACACGCTGCTGAGATGGGCGGTGTGCATCGCCGCTATATGGGTCGGTGTGCTGGCCGCAAAGAACGGAAAGGCCGCGTGGCTGCTCCTGCTGGCGCCGGCCGCCGTTCTCTTCAACCCGATCGTCCCCGTTTACCTGATGACGAAGGCTGCCTGGTTGCCCTGGAACGTGGCCACCGGGGTGCTTCTTGAGTCGCCGGAGTGCAGGCCGACAAAGTGCCGGTCAAGACAGAGAGCTGACTCCGCCCCCTCGTCACCAGTCGGAGTGGAGCGCCCGAGCAACCGCAGCCTCCAGCGGCCCAGGGATGGTTTTCTCGATGTGATCCTCCAGCACATCCCACCTAGCAGGGTGCCAGTGTGGTTCGGCTGCCGTTTGTCGGTCCAGACCGTCGCCGAAATAGTGGGGTAG